One Scleropages formosus chromosome 8, fSclFor1.1, whole genome shotgun sequence DNA window includes the following coding sequences:
- the hspa12a gene encoding heat shock 70 kDa protein 12A isoform X2, with protein MTEKEPAIDNITADAASTASPAKSLGDPGITPLSPSHSLDPDQNEQSKPSFTVVVAIDFGTTSSGYAYSFTKEPECIHIMRRWEGGDPGVSNQKTPTTILLTPDRKFHSFGYAARDFYHDLDPSESKHWLYLEKFKMKLHTTANLSIETDLHAANGKRVKALDIFAYALAFFKDQALKELSDQAGTEFRNEDVRWVITVPAIWKQPAKQFMREAAYKCGLVSRDNPDQLIIALEPEAASIYCRKLRLHQMIDLSSKTAMNGYSPTENVGAGMTQAKEHVRRNRQSRTFLVENVIGELWSELEEGDRYVVVDCGGGTVDLTVHQIRLPEGHLKELYKASGGPYGSIGVDYEFEKLLCQIFGPDFIDQFKIKRPAAWVDLMIAFESRKRAAAPDRSNPLNINLPFSFIDYYKKFRGHSVEHALRKSNVDFVKWSSQGMLRMNPDAMNALFKPTIDRIIQHLSELFEKPEVSKIKFLFLVGGFAESPLLQHAVQNMLQGRCRIIIPHDVGLTILKGAVLFGLDPGVIKIRRSPLTYGVGVLNRYVEGKHPPDKMLVKDGTRWCTDVFDTFISADQSVALGEAVKRSYTPAKPSQQVIVIHIYCSEREEVRFISDPGVRKCGTLRLDVGGTESPAARREIQTVMQFGDTEIRAMAIDVATSRSVKATIDFLSQ; from the exons ATGCAGCATCTACTGCATCACCGGCAAAAAGTCTGGGGGATCCCGGCATCACCCCACTGTCTCCTTCCCACTCTCTG GACCCAGACCAAAATGAGCAGTCAAAGCCCTCTTTTACGGTGGTTGTGGCCATTGACTTTGGCACCACATCCAGCGGCTACGCGTACAGCTTCACCAAGGAGCCCGAGTGTATCCACATCATGAG GCGGTGGGAAGGAGGAGACCCAGGAGTGTCCAATCAGAAGACACCTACAACCATTCTCTTGACCCCTGACCGGAAGTTCCACAGTTTTGGCTATGCTGCTCGGGACTTCTATCATGATCTGGACCCTAGTGAGTCCAAGCACTGGCTCTACTTGGAGAAGTTCAAGATGAAGCTTCACACCACAGCG AACCTCTCAATTGAGACAGACCTCCATGCAGCCAATGGGAAGCGAGTGAAAGCACTGGACATATTTGCATATGCTCTTGCCTTCTTCAAGGATCAAGCTCTGAAG GAGCTGAGTGACCAGGCGGGCACAGAGTTCAGAAATGAAGATGTGAGGTGGGTGATCACTGTCCCGGCCATCTGGAAGCAGCCAGCCAAGCAGTTCATGAGAGAAGCAGCATACAAG TGTGGTCTGGTTTCTCGTGACAATCCCGACCAGCTCATCATTGCCTTGGAGCCAGAGGCTGCCTCTATCTACTGCCGCAAGCTCCGCCTCCACCAGATGATTGACCTGAGCTCCAAAACTGCTATGAATGGCTACAGCCCCACGGAAAATGTGGGAGCAGGGATGACACAGG CCAAGGAACATGTCCGGCGCAACCGGCAGAGCCGTACCTTTTTGGTGGAAAATGTCATAGGAGAGCTTTGGTCGGAGCTGGAAGAAG GTGACCGTTATGTGGTGGTGGACTGTGGAGGGGGCACTGTGGATCTGACAGTTCACCAGATCCGCCTCCCAGAGGGGCACTTGAAGGAGCTCTATAAAGCCTCAG GTGGACCCTATGGCTCTATAGGTGTCGACTATGAGTTTGAGAAGCTTCTCTGCCAGATCTTTGGTCCAGACTTCATTGATCAGTTCAAGATTAAGCGACCAGCAGCCTGGGTAGACCTAATGATTGCGTTTGAGTCCCGAAAGCGAGCTGCTGCTCCTGATAGGAGCAACCCTCTCAACATTAACCTGCCCTTCTCCTTCATTGACTACTATAAGAAGTTCCGCGGCCACAGTGTGGAACATGCACTTCGCAAGAGCAA TGTTGACTTCGTGAAGTGGTCCTCCCAGGGCATGCTGCGGATGAACCCAGATGCCATGAATGCCTTGTTCAAGCCCACAATTGACCGCATCATACAGCACCTTA GTGAACTCTTTGAGAAGCCTGAGGTGTCCAAAATCAAATTCCTGTTTCTGGTTGGTGGCTTTGCAGAGTCACCTCTGCTGCAGCATGCAGTTCAAAACATGTTGCAGGGCCGCTGCCGAATTATCATCCCACATGATGTGGGACTCACCATTCTCAAAGGAGCAGTGCTTTTTGGTCTTGATCCTGGGGTCATCAAGATTCGCCGCTCACCACTCACCTATGGGGTGGGTGTCCTCAACCGCTATGTGGAAGGCAAGCACCCCCCTGACAAGATGCTAGTTAAGGATGGAACCCGCTGGTGCACTGATGTCTTTGACACCTTCATCTCTGCTGACCAGTCAGTGGCGCTGGGTGAGGCTGTGAAACGCAGCTACACGCCAGCCAAGCCCTCTCAGCAGGTCATTGTCATCCACATCTACTGCTCAGAGCGTGAAGAGGTGAGGTTCATCAGCGACCCAGGGGTTCGCAAGTGTGGAACGCTGCGACTAGATGTGGGTGGAACCGAGAGCCCAGCTGCCCGACGGGAGATTCAGACAGTCATGCAGTTTGGGGACACGGAGATCCGTGCCATGGCCATCGATGTGGCCACCTCCCGCAGTGTGAAAGCCACCATTGACTTTCTCAGCCAATAG
- the hspa12a gene encoding heat shock 70 kDa protein 12A isoform X3, with amino-acid sequence MDAASTASPAKSLGDPGITPLSPSHSLKDPDQNEQSKPSFTVVVAIDFGTTSSGYAYSFTKEPECIHIMRRWEGGDPGVSNQKTPTTILLTPDRKFHSFGYAARDFYHDLDPSESKHWLYLEKFKMKLHTTANLSIETDLHAANGKRVKALDIFAYALAFFKDQALKELSDQAGTEFRNEDVRWVITVPAIWKQPAKQFMREAAYKCGLVSRDNPDQLIIALEPEAASIYCRKLRLHQMIDLSSKTAMNGYSPTENVGAGMTQAKEHVRRNRQSRTFLVENVIGELWSELEEGDRYVVVDCGGGTVDLTVHQIRLPEGHLKELYKASGGPYGSIGVDYEFEKLLCQIFGPDFIDQFKIKRPAAWVDLMIAFESRKRAAAPDRSNPLNINLPFSFIDYYKKFRGHSVEHALRKSNVDFVKWSSQGMLRMNPDAMNALFKPTIDRIIQHLSELFEKPEVSKIKFLFLVGGFAESPLLQHAVQNMLQGRCRIIIPHDVGLTILKGAVLFGLDPGVIKIRRSPLTYGVGVLNRYVEGKHPPDKMLVKDGTRWCTDVFDTFISADQSVALGEAVKRSYTPAKPSQQVIVIHIYCSEREEVRFISDPGVRKCGTLRLDVGGTESPAARREIQTVMQFGDTEIRAMAIDVATSRSVKATIDFLSQ; translated from the exons ATGCAGCATCTACTGCATCACCGGCAAAAAGTCTGGGGGATCCCGGCATCACCCCACTGTCTCCTTCCCACTCTCTG aagGACCCAGACCAAAATGAGCAGTCAAAGCCCTCTTTTACGGTGGTTGTGGCCATTGACTTTGGCACCACATCCAGCGGCTACGCGTACAGCTTCACCAAGGAGCCCGAGTGTATCCACATCATGAG GCGGTGGGAAGGAGGAGACCCAGGAGTGTCCAATCAGAAGACACCTACAACCATTCTCTTGACCCCTGACCGGAAGTTCCACAGTTTTGGCTATGCTGCTCGGGACTTCTATCATGATCTGGACCCTAGTGAGTCCAAGCACTGGCTCTACTTGGAGAAGTTCAAGATGAAGCTTCACACCACAGCG AACCTCTCAATTGAGACAGACCTCCATGCAGCCAATGGGAAGCGAGTGAAAGCACTGGACATATTTGCATATGCTCTTGCCTTCTTCAAGGATCAAGCTCTGAAG GAGCTGAGTGACCAGGCGGGCACAGAGTTCAGAAATGAAGATGTGAGGTGGGTGATCACTGTCCCGGCCATCTGGAAGCAGCCAGCCAAGCAGTTCATGAGAGAAGCAGCATACAAG TGTGGTCTGGTTTCTCGTGACAATCCCGACCAGCTCATCATTGCCTTGGAGCCAGAGGCTGCCTCTATCTACTGCCGCAAGCTCCGCCTCCACCAGATGATTGACCTGAGCTCCAAAACTGCTATGAATGGCTACAGCCCCACGGAAAATGTGGGAGCAGGGATGACACAGG CCAAGGAACATGTCCGGCGCAACCGGCAGAGCCGTACCTTTTTGGTGGAAAATGTCATAGGAGAGCTTTGGTCGGAGCTGGAAGAAG GTGACCGTTATGTGGTGGTGGACTGTGGAGGGGGCACTGTGGATCTGACAGTTCACCAGATCCGCCTCCCAGAGGGGCACTTGAAGGAGCTCTATAAAGCCTCAG GTGGACCCTATGGCTCTATAGGTGTCGACTATGAGTTTGAGAAGCTTCTCTGCCAGATCTTTGGTCCAGACTTCATTGATCAGTTCAAGATTAAGCGACCAGCAGCCTGGGTAGACCTAATGATTGCGTTTGAGTCCCGAAAGCGAGCTGCTGCTCCTGATAGGAGCAACCCTCTCAACATTAACCTGCCCTTCTCCTTCATTGACTACTATAAGAAGTTCCGCGGCCACAGTGTGGAACATGCACTTCGCAAGAGCAA TGTTGACTTCGTGAAGTGGTCCTCCCAGGGCATGCTGCGGATGAACCCAGATGCCATGAATGCCTTGTTCAAGCCCACAATTGACCGCATCATACAGCACCTTA GTGAACTCTTTGAGAAGCCTGAGGTGTCCAAAATCAAATTCCTGTTTCTGGTTGGTGGCTTTGCAGAGTCACCTCTGCTGCAGCATGCAGTTCAAAACATGTTGCAGGGCCGCTGCCGAATTATCATCCCACATGATGTGGGACTCACCATTCTCAAAGGAGCAGTGCTTTTTGGTCTTGATCCTGGGGTCATCAAGATTCGCCGCTCACCACTCACCTATGGGGTGGGTGTCCTCAACCGCTATGTGGAAGGCAAGCACCCCCCTGACAAGATGCTAGTTAAGGATGGAACCCGCTGGTGCACTGATGTCTTTGACACCTTCATCTCTGCTGACCAGTCAGTGGCGCTGGGTGAGGCTGTGAAACGCAGCTACACGCCAGCCAAGCCCTCTCAGCAGGTCATTGTCATCCACATCTACTGCTCAGAGCGTGAAGAGGTGAGGTTCATCAGCGACCCAGGGGTTCGCAAGTGTGGAACGCTGCGACTAGATGTGGGTGGAACCGAGAGCCCAGCTGCCCGACGGGAGATTCAGACAGTCATGCAGTTTGGGGACACGGAGATCCGTGCCATGGCCATCGATGTGGCCACCTCCCGCAGTGTGAAAGCCACCATTGACTTTCTCAGCCAATAG
- the hspa12a gene encoding heat shock 70 kDa protein 12A isoform X1, with amino-acid sequence MTEKEPAIDNITADAASTASPAKSLGDPGITPLSPSHSLKDPDQNEQSKPSFTVVVAIDFGTTSSGYAYSFTKEPECIHIMRRWEGGDPGVSNQKTPTTILLTPDRKFHSFGYAARDFYHDLDPSESKHWLYLEKFKMKLHTTANLSIETDLHAANGKRVKALDIFAYALAFFKDQALKELSDQAGTEFRNEDVRWVITVPAIWKQPAKQFMREAAYKCGLVSRDNPDQLIIALEPEAASIYCRKLRLHQMIDLSSKTAMNGYSPTENVGAGMTQAKEHVRRNRQSRTFLVENVIGELWSELEEGDRYVVVDCGGGTVDLTVHQIRLPEGHLKELYKASGGPYGSIGVDYEFEKLLCQIFGPDFIDQFKIKRPAAWVDLMIAFESRKRAAAPDRSNPLNINLPFSFIDYYKKFRGHSVEHALRKSNVDFVKWSSQGMLRMNPDAMNALFKPTIDRIIQHLSELFEKPEVSKIKFLFLVGGFAESPLLQHAVQNMLQGRCRIIIPHDVGLTILKGAVLFGLDPGVIKIRRSPLTYGVGVLNRYVEGKHPPDKMLVKDGTRWCTDVFDTFISADQSVALGEAVKRSYTPAKPSQQVIVIHIYCSEREEVRFISDPGVRKCGTLRLDVGGTESPAARREIQTVMQFGDTEIRAMAIDVATSRSVKATIDFLSQ; translated from the exons ATGCAGCATCTACTGCATCACCGGCAAAAAGTCTGGGGGATCCCGGCATCACCCCACTGTCTCCTTCCCACTCTCTG aagGACCCAGACCAAAATGAGCAGTCAAAGCCCTCTTTTACGGTGGTTGTGGCCATTGACTTTGGCACCACATCCAGCGGCTACGCGTACAGCTTCACCAAGGAGCCCGAGTGTATCCACATCATGAG GCGGTGGGAAGGAGGAGACCCAGGAGTGTCCAATCAGAAGACACCTACAACCATTCTCTTGACCCCTGACCGGAAGTTCCACAGTTTTGGCTATGCTGCTCGGGACTTCTATCATGATCTGGACCCTAGTGAGTCCAAGCACTGGCTCTACTTGGAGAAGTTCAAGATGAAGCTTCACACCACAGCG AACCTCTCAATTGAGACAGACCTCCATGCAGCCAATGGGAAGCGAGTGAAAGCACTGGACATATTTGCATATGCTCTTGCCTTCTTCAAGGATCAAGCTCTGAAG GAGCTGAGTGACCAGGCGGGCACAGAGTTCAGAAATGAAGATGTGAGGTGGGTGATCACTGTCCCGGCCATCTGGAAGCAGCCAGCCAAGCAGTTCATGAGAGAAGCAGCATACAAG TGTGGTCTGGTTTCTCGTGACAATCCCGACCAGCTCATCATTGCCTTGGAGCCAGAGGCTGCCTCTATCTACTGCCGCAAGCTCCGCCTCCACCAGATGATTGACCTGAGCTCCAAAACTGCTATGAATGGCTACAGCCCCACGGAAAATGTGGGAGCAGGGATGACACAGG CCAAGGAACATGTCCGGCGCAACCGGCAGAGCCGTACCTTTTTGGTGGAAAATGTCATAGGAGAGCTTTGGTCGGAGCTGGAAGAAG GTGACCGTTATGTGGTGGTGGACTGTGGAGGGGGCACTGTGGATCTGACAGTTCACCAGATCCGCCTCCCAGAGGGGCACTTGAAGGAGCTCTATAAAGCCTCAG GTGGACCCTATGGCTCTATAGGTGTCGACTATGAGTTTGAGAAGCTTCTCTGCCAGATCTTTGGTCCAGACTTCATTGATCAGTTCAAGATTAAGCGACCAGCAGCCTGGGTAGACCTAATGATTGCGTTTGAGTCCCGAAAGCGAGCTGCTGCTCCTGATAGGAGCAACCCTCTCAACATTAACCTGCCCTTCTCCTTCATTGACTACTATAAGAAGTTCCGCGGCCACAGTGTGGAACATGCACTTCGCAAGAGCAA TGTTGACTTCGTGAAGTGGTCCTCCCAGGGCATGCTGCGGATGAACCCAGATGCCATGAATGCCTTGTTCAAGCCCACAATTGACCGCATCATACAGCACCTTA GTGAACTCTTTGAGAAGCCTGAGGTGTCCAAAATCAAATTCCTGTTTCTGGTTGGTGGCTTTGCAGAGTCACCTCTGCTGCAGCATGCAGTTCAAAACATGTTGCAGGGCCGCTGCCGAATTATCATCCCACATGATGTGGGACTCACCATTCTCAAAGGAGCAGTGCTTTTTGGTCTTGATCCTGGGGTCATCAAGATTCGCCGCTCACCACTCACCTATGGGGTGGGTGTCCTCAACCGCTATGTGGAAGGCAAGCACCCCCCTGACAAGATGCTAGTTAAGGATGGAACCCGCTGGTGCACTGATGTCTTTGACACCTTCATCTCTGCTGACCAGTCAGTGGCGCTGGGTGAGGCTGTGAAACGCAGCTACACGCCAGCCAAGCCCTCTCAGCAGGTCATTGTCATCCACATCTACTGCTCAGAGCGTGAAGAGGTGAGGTTCATCAGCGACCCAGGGGTTCGCAAGTGTGGAACGCTGCGACTAGATGTGGGTGGAACCGAGAGCCCAGCTGCCCGACGGGAGATTCAGACAGTCATGCAGTTTGGGGACACGGAGATCCGTGCCATGGCCATCGATGTGGCCACCTCCCGCAGTGTGAAAGCCACCATTGACTTTCTCAGCCAATAG
- the hspa12a gene encoding heat shock 70 kDa protein 12A isoform X4: MTEKEPAIDNITADAASTASPAKSLGDPGITPLSPSHSLKDPDQNEQSKPSFTVVVAIDFGTTSSGYAYSFTKEPECIHIMRRWEGGDPGVSNQKTPTTILLTPDRKFHSFGYAARDFYHDLDPSESKHWLYLEKFKMKLHTTANLSIETDLHAANGKRVKALDIFAYALAFFKDQALKELSDQAGTEFRNEDVRWVITVPAIWKQPAKQFMREAAYKCGLVSRDNPDQLIIALEPEAASIYCRKLRLHQMIDLSSKTAMNGYSPTENVGAGMTQGDRYVVVDCGGGTVDLTVHQIRLPEGHLKELYKASGGPYGSIGVDYEFEKLLCQIFGPDFIDQFKIKRPAAWVDLMIAFESRKRAAAPDRSNPLNINLPFSFIDYYKKFRGHSVEHALRKSNVDFVKWSSQGMLRMNPDAMNALFKPTIDRIIQHLSELFEKPEVSKIKFLFLVGGFAESPLLQHAVQNMLQGRCRIIIPHDVGLTILKGAVLFGLDPGVIKIRRSPLTYGVGVLNRYVEGKHPPDKMLVKDGTRWCTDVFDTFISADQSVALGEAVKRSYTPAKPSQQVIVIHIYCSEREEVRFISDPGVRKCGTLRLDVGGTESPAARREIQTVMQFGDTEIRAMAIDVATSRSVKATIDFLSQ; encoded by the exons ATGCAGCATCTACTGCATCACCGGCAAAAAGTCTGGGGGATCCCGGCATCACCCCACTGTCTCCTTCCCACTCTCTG aagGACCCAGACCAAAATGAGCAGTCAAAGCCCTCTTTTACGGTGGTTGTGGCCATTGACTTTGGCACCACATCCAGCGGCTACGCGTACAGCTTCACCAAGGAGCCCGAGTGTATCCACATCATGAG GCGGTGGGAAGGAGGAGACCCAGGAGTGTCCAATCAGAAGACACCTACAACCATTCTCTTGACCCCTGACCGGAAGTTCCACAGTTTTGGCTATGCTGCTCGGGACTTCTATCATGATCTGGACCCTAGTGAGTCCAAGCACTGGCTCTACTTGGAGAAGTTCAAGATGAAGCTTCACACCACAGCG AACCTCTCAATTGAGACAGACCTCCATGCAGCCAATGGGAAGCGAGTGAAAGCACTGGACATATTTGCATATGCTCTTGCCTTCTTCAAGGATCAAGCTCTGAAG GAGCTGAGTGACCAGGCGGGCACAGAGTTCAGAAATGAAGATGTGAGGTGGGTGATCACTGTCCCGGCCATCTGGAAGCAGCCAGCCAAGCAGTTCATGAGAGAAGCAGCATACAAG TGTGGTCTGGTTTCTCGTGACAATCCCGACCAGCTCATCATTGCCTTGGAGCCAGAGGCTGCCTCTATCTACTGCCGCAAGCTCCGCCTCCACCAGATGATTGACCTGAGCTCCAAAACTGCTATGAATGGCTACAGCCCCACGGAAAATGTGGGAGCAGGGATGACACAGG GTGACCGTTATGTGGTGGTGGACTGTGGAGGGGGCACTGTGGATCTGACAGTTCACCAGATCCGCCTCCCAGAGGGGCACTTGAAGGAGCTCTATAAAGCCTCAG GTGGACCCTATGGCTCTATAGGTGTCGACTATGAGTTTGAGAAGCTTCTCTGCCAGATCTTTGGTCCAGACTTCATTGATCAGTTCAAGATTAAGCGACCAGCAGCCTGGGTAGACCTAATGATTGCGTTTGAGTCCCGAAAGCGAGCTGCTGCTCCTGATAGGAGCAACCCTCTCAACATTAACCTGCCCTTCTCCTTCATTGACTACTATAAGAAGTTCCGCGGCCACAGTGTGGAACATGCACTTCGCAAGAGCAA TGTTGACTTCGTGAAGTGGTCCTCCCAGGGCATGCTGCGGATGAACCCAGATGCCATGAATGCCTTGTTCAAGCCCACAATTGACCGCATCATACAGCACCTTA GTGAACTCTTTGAGAAGCCTGAGGTGTCCAAAATCAAATTCCTGTTTCTGGTTGGTGGCTTTGCAGAGTCACCTCTGCTGCAGCATGCAGTTCAAAACATGTTGCAGGGCCGCTGCCGAATTATCATCCCACATGATGTGGGACTCACCATTCTCAAAGGAGCAGTGCTTTTTGGTCTTGATCCTGGGGTCATCAAGATTCGCCGCTCACCACTCACCTATGGGGTGGGTGTCCTCAACCGCTATGTGGAAGGCAAGCACCCCCCTGACAAGATGCTAGTTAAGGATGGAACCCGCTGGTGCACTGATGTCTTTGACACCTTCATCTCTGCTGACCAGTCAGTGGCGCTGGGTGAGGCTGTGAAACGCAGCTACACGCCAGCCAAGCCCTCTCAGCAGGTCATTGTCATCCACATCTACTGCTCAGAGCGTGAAGAGGTGAGGTTCATCAGCGACCCAGGGGTTCGCAAGTGTGGAACGCTGCGACTAGATGTGGGTGGAACCGAGAGCCCAGCTGCCCGACGGGAGATTCAGACAGTCATGCAGTTTGGGGACACGGAGATCCGTGCCATGGCCATCGATGTGGCCACCTCCCGCAGTGTGAAAGCCACCATTGACTTTCTCAGCCAATAG